A window of Garra rufa chromosome 16, GarRuf1.0, whole genome shotgun sequence contains these coding sequences:
- the LOC141288496 gene encoding zona pellucida sperm-binding protein 3-like, with protein sequence MAFLQGVLVLAVIVVFDLSNAQGSLTYRQSPRSMSSESHLASGGPAVSPRGLWNPMGMTSALQSPFGVQEKQLMQGPVKPLDWRFPVVPEVQSELAVDFQIRQPVTPSSVAVQCSESSVHVEVQQDLFSNGHLIQPSDLSLGGCSVVGQVPGSRVLFFEYELQNCNSVLMVTEDELVYTFSLTYAPEALAGTPITRADGAIVGVQCHYQRLQNVSSDALVPTWVPYASKEVGEDVLLFSLKIMLDDWSYERPSNYYFLGNVFNIEASVKVYNHVPLRVFVDSCVATQVPDVNSLPRYAFIDNHGCFVDAKATSSSSRFMPQTQYDKVQFQLEAFMFQGGNSHSIYITCLLKATIAAVPSDAGHKSCSFANGWFAADGNHQVCGCCDSTCGPDSGTAAFSDVQWEGKASLGPLMVQERHKTSTGFQ encoded by the exons ATGGCATTCCTGCAAGGTGTGTTAGTGCTGGCTGTGATTGTTGTATTTGATCTGAGCAATGCACAGGGAAGTTTGACGTACCGTCAAAGTCCAAGGAGCATGAGCTCAGAATCACATCTGGCTTCCGGAGGTCCTGCTGTTTCTCCTCGAGGACTCTGGAACCCTATGGGAATGACCTCTGCCTTGCAGAGTCCTTTTGGAGTTCAGGAGAAGCAGCTGATGCAGGGTCCAGTCAAGCCTCTGGATTGGAGGTTTCCAGTTGTTCCAGAGGTTCAGAGTGAGTTGGCAGTGGATTTCCAGATCAGGCAACCCGTGACTCCCAGTAGCGTAGCTGTTCAATGCAGTGAGAGTAGTGTTCATGTGGAGGTACAGCAGGACTTGTTTAGCAATGGTCACCTCATCCAGCCATCTGATTTGTCTTTGGGAGGGTGTTCTGTTGTCGGTCAGGTTCCAGGATCTAGGGTGCTCTTCTTTGAGTATGAACTACAGAACTGCAACAGTGTGCTGATG GTAACTGAGGATGAGCTTGTCTACACGTTCTCTCTTACCTACGCTCCTGAGGCACTTGCTGGCACTCCAATTACCCGTGCCGATGGCGCGATTGTTGGCGTTCAATGCCACTATCAAAG GCTTCAAAATGTAAGCAGCGATGCCTTGGTTCCAACTTGGGTTCCTTATGCCTCAAAAGAGGTTGGTGAAGATGTCTTGCTCTTCTCCTTGAAGATCATGTTGG ACGACTGGTCCTATGAGAGGCCTTCAAACTATTACTTCCTGGGTAATGTCTTCAATATTGAGGCGTCTGTGAAGGTGTACAATCATGTGCCTCTGCGTGTGTTTGTGGACAGCTGTGTGGCTACCCAAGTACCTGATGTGAACTCCCTTCCGAGATATGCCTTCATTGATAATCATGG GTGCTTTGTGGATGCCAAGGCTACGTCTTCCAGCTCCCGGTTCATGCCTCAAACCCAGTATGACAAGGTCCAGTTCCAGCTGGAGGCATTCATGTTCCAGGGGGGAAACAGTCATTCT ATCTATATAACCTGTCTCTTGAAGGCCACTATTGCTGCTGTACCAAGTGATGCTGGACACAAGTCATGTTCCTTTGCCAATGG ATGGTTTGCAGCTGATGGAAACCACCAGGTTTGCGGTTGTTGTGACTCAACATGTGGTCCTGATAGTGGAACTGCTGCTTTCAGTG ATGTTCAGTGGGAAGGCAAGGCCTCACTTGGTCCCCTAATGGTTCAAGAGCGTCACAAGACTTCAACTGGTTTTCAATAA
- the LOC141288633 gene encoding zona pellucida sperm-binding protein 3-like: protein MAFLQGVLVLAVIVVFDLSNAQGSLKYRQSPRSMSSESHLASGGPAVSPRGLWNPMGMTSALQSPFGVQEKQLMQGPVKPLDWRFPVVPEVQSELAVDFQIRQPVTPSSVAVQCSESSVHVEVQQDLFSNGHLIQPSGLSLGGCPVVGQVPGSRVLFFEYELQNCNSVLMVTEDELVYTFSLTYAPEALAGTPITRADGAIVGVQCHYQRLHNVSSDALVPTWVPYASKEVGEDVLLFSLKIMLDDWSYERPSNYYFLGNVFNIEASVKVYNHVPLRVFVDSCVATQVPDVNSLPRYAFIDNHGCFVDAKATSSSSRFMPQTQYDKVQFQLEAFMFQGGNSHSIYITCLLKAAIAAVPSDAEHKSCSFANGWFAADGNHQVCGCCDSTCGPDSGTAAFSDVQWEGKASLGPLMVQERRKTSTGFQ from the exons ATGGCATTCCTGCAAGGTGTGTTAGTGCTAGCTGTGATTGTTGTATTTGATCTGAGCAATGCACAGGGAAGTTTGAAGTACCGTCAAAGTCCAAGGAGCATGAGCTCAGAATCACATCTGGCTTCCGGAGGTCCTGCTGTTTCTCCTCGAGGACTCTGGAACCCTATGGGAATGACCTCTGCCTTGCAGAGTCCTTTTGGAGTTCAGGAGAAGCAGCTGATGCAGGGTCCAGTCAAGCCTCTGGATTGGAGGTTTCCAGTTGTTCCAGAGGTTCAGAGTGAGTTGGCAGTGGATTTCCAGATCAGGCAACCTGTGACTCCCAGTAGCGTAGCTGTTCAATGCAGTGAGAGTAGTGTTCATGTGGAGGTACAGCAGGACTTGTTTAGCAATGGTCACCTCATCCAGCCATCTGGTTTGTCTTTGGGAGGGTGTCCTGTTGTCGGTCAGGTTCCAGGATCTAGGGTGCTCTTCTTTGAGTATGAACTACAGAACTGCAACAGTGTGCTGATG GTAACTGAGGATGAGCTTGTCTACACGTTCTCTCTTACCTACGCTCCCGAGGCACTTGCTGGCACTCCAATTACCCGTGCCGATGGCGCGATTGTTGGCGTTCAATGCCACTATCAAAG GCTTCATAATGTAAGCAGCGATGCCTTGGTTCCAACTTGGGTTCCTTATGCCTCAAAAGAGGTTGGTGAAGATGTCTTGCTCTTCTCCTTGAAGATCATGTTGG ACGACTGGTCCTATGAGAGGCCTTCAAACTATTACTTCCTGGGTAATGTCTTCAATATTGAGGCGTCTGTGAAGGTGTACAATCATGTGCCTCTGCGTGTGTTTGTGGACAGCTGTGTGGCTACCCAAGTACCTGATGTGAACTCCCTTCCGAGATATGCCTTCATTGATAATCATGG GTGCTTTGTGGATGCCAAGGCTACGTCTTCCAGCTCCCGGTTCATGCCTCAAACCCAGTATGATAAGGTCCAGTTCCAGCTGGAGGCATTCATGTTCCAGGGGGGAAACAGTCATTCT ATCTATATAACCTGTCTCTTGAAGGCCGCTATTGCTGCTGTACCAAGTGATGCTGAACACAAGTCATGTTCCTTTGCCAATGG ATGGTTTGCAGCTGATGGAAACCACCAGGTTTGCGGTTGTTGTGACTCAACATGTGGTCCTGATAGTGGAACTGCTGCTTTCAGTG ATGTTCAGTGGGAAGGCAAGGCCTCACTTGGTCCCCTAATGGTTCAAGAGCGTCGCAAGACTTCAACTGGTTTTCAATAA